GGATGCTCTGGCCAAGAAGCTGGAGGAGCGTCACGAGCGACTCAGCAACGAAGACGTCCAAGACGACAAGGAACTTGTGAGCCGTGTCCGCTGGATAGGCGATCACTAACCGATACAGGAGTGTTGTATTTGCATGGAGCCACTTGACGGGAGCGAAGTGATCACGCCGTGCAGTCACCTATACTGCCGGGTGTGCATCTCGAACTACTTTATCCAGCCTATTCGCGACACGACCGGCCTCAcagacgaggacgtcgacgccggATGCCGGTCGTGCCCCATGTGTCGTTCGAGGCTCAAGCCCGGGCAAGTCTTCCGTTGCGCAGCCATCTTCCGGCCCACCGTGGCCACCCCTGAAGTagacgacgatgacgacgacgatgccgaTATCAAGCCTGATGTGAAGCCGAACATCGCAGCGGAccgcaagggcaagaagcgTGCGCGAAGCGCCGCTGAATCGTTCTTCGGCAGCTTGAACCAGGACCAGGgcgagcccgaggaggatgagaagCCGGAACGGAAGCGCACGCGCGGCAACCGGAAGGGCAAGAGCCGGGCGACATCGGTGGATGCGACATCggtggatgacgacgatgacgtTGAGGAAATCGAAGCGCAAGTCCCTCCTTCTACCAAGCTGCGTCGTACACTCGAACTGGTCCAAGgcttcctcgaggaggacccCAATACCAAGGTGCTCATCTTCTCGCAGTAAGCCTTTTCGTCCTCCGGCGCTGACATTAGGTTTGTGGCGTTTTTGGATCTGCTGTCCGATTTCCTCAAGGACAACGGCATCCCATCCCTTGGTTACCGAGGCAGCATGTCGGCGTCAGCTCGCGATGAAGCTGTTCGCCGTTTCCGCACTGCGCCTGGCATTGTCGACCCAATTCCCGTGATGCTCATCAGCACCAAGGCAGGTGGTGTGGGCCTCAATCTCACAATGGCCCACAAGGTTATCATGTGCGACCTTGCTTGGAACCCGGCGACCGAGAACCAGGCTATCGATCGCAGCCACCGCATTGGGCAGAGGAAGCCCGTACAGGTGGAGCGCCTCGTTATTCGCGACACTGTCGAGGatcgtctcctcgccatccagGAGCACAAgggcctcctcgcggaTGGCGCGATGGGCGAGGGTTCGattggccgcctcggccgtctcACGCTGGATGACATCCGCAAGCTGTTCGCGATCAATGCGCGTGACGAAGAGTGAGCGAGGAACAAGCCAATCATTTCGATGGTAGTATCTGTCTGGTGGCCTAAAGTAGACACAACATTTGTGTAGACACCCAGCATTGTTGATGCCCGTGAGTGTAGACATAGGGCGAAGTGTTGTAGTGGCGAGTGTGCGTAGCCTCGCGGGTTGATGAATACCAAGGCAAGGAGATTGTGCAGTATGAGCCAAAGTGTACGGATCAATGCCATGCATCTTGTATGTGGTGTAAGGAGTAGTCTTCCCCCGCCTCTCTCGTTCGCTACAACATgccctcaaccccgagTGCGACGAGCACTCGACTTGCCAGGCTCACCCGCCGTTCGGGCGTTGCCCATGTCGCTGGTCCAACATCGTGCGCGTGCTCACGCAATGTCGCCAGCTCGTGTCCGAGCGCGGACCGTAAAGACTTGTTGCTCGTGGCCAACAGGAGCGACAGCTCCGTGTCGAGTTGCAGAGAGCGTGTCGAGAGGTTCGATGAACCGATGAAAGTTAAGAAGGGGTGCTCGACTGCCTGCTCAGACgtctcaccctcctccgcctcggacACCCACATTCCCTTTGCATGGTATGTCCAACCCTCGCGCTCCCACTCCTGCAGACGCACGCCGCCAGCTCCGACGCGCCCGTTCTTGGCTGCGTCTGCGTAGAACCGTttctcgaggagcgtgTATCCCTCCGGGATGAGATTGGAAGCGCCCCTTGACCCGTAGAAGCCGTTTGCCTGGGATTAGCTTGGCGGCTTGTGGACTAAACAACTCACTTTTGGCGATGCAGCAATGACGCGCACCGGGGCAGGAGAGTCTACGACAGACCGTTTGTAAGCGGCATACAGGCCGAAATACCCGCTCGTCAGGTCGACCTCTACCTTTTCGCCTGCCTCATGTGCCCGTCGAATTGCTGCCCACACGGCCGCCAtggcgcgctcctcctccccaatGTTGAGGACGCCAGACTGCAGCACAGGCCAGAACCAGGTATCGGCgcccttggccgccgcgtcgcgcgtcCGTACCCCGTTACTTGCACGCCACGCCTGCTGGAACGCACCGAACGTCGCGTTGGCATGTCCAGCCCACCCGCGCGGAGAGAGAGACCTCTCGCGCCACAATGCGCCTGGTCCACTGGCGGTGAAAGCGCCACGCTTGCCAACAGGAACGGGCGGCGAGCCAGGGTTGAGGAGCACGCCGTGCTCCCCTAGCGCGCCCGGTCGTGCGTTCGGAACCACCTTGTAGCTGTAGTCGGACACCAAGCGGGTAATGCTGCTCAGGTAGCTGAGCAGGCTGGGGTGTGAGGCTAGGTGGATGTACCGATCTTGCCGGTTGGTAAAGTATGATgcggcgaggttggcgccGGAGAGCATGACATCGTCATCGACAGCGTAGTACTTTGCGTGCCAAGTACCCCAGCCCTCGTTGAAACGCGGTGGAACGATTGCCTCTAGCAACCCACGCAGCTTTGGCGAGCGGTAGAGCCACACATCGACCCGATCGCCGAAACGCTCGAGCAGCGGCATGAGCATGTCAACCGTGCTTGCCGGCGTGCCCTTGCCCGGCCGCGTGGCGCGATTGTAGTCGAGTACGAACGTCGCGCGCACCCCAGGTCGCGCAGCCAGAGCCGTGTTCACCGCGTCCACCTGCAGTCAGCACTATCGCAAGGGAGGCTAACCAAAGATTCCTCCTCAGTCCCAATGTACAGCGTGGAGATGAGGAtgcggcgctgcgcgccgcgcaccaTTTGAAGCAAGCGGTCGTGAAATACCACCGGCCCCTCGAGCATTTCGACGCTCTCGCCGTGCGCGCCGAAACATGgctgcgtcgcgctcaGTCCGGCAGCGAGACCTGCAAACGCGGGTGGCATCGCGGCAGCCGGAGGCAACGGTGCTGActgcgtcgagctcggtgcAGCGCCTGCCACCGCGGAACGATAGAGCGTCCTCacgcgggcggcgcgcgccatgAGCCGGAACTCTGGCGGCCCGACTGCGAGGGGTATGCGAGGAGGCATGTCGATGATGAAAGAAGTTGTCGGCGGACTTTTTCGGCCCAGCGAGTCCGAAATCAAAGGAATCAAGGCGTGCTTTGATCGAGGTTTCAGGCACGACGCTGTTACTGCCCGCAGTTGCCCGGTTCGACTCACCGTTCTTCAACTTTTTGGAACAATCTCCACATTCTCCATTCTCCACTCTTAATCAACATGGCATCGGCTCTCAAGCGCACCTCGCTCAAGATCGGCATGATCCcggccgacggcgtcggcaaggaggTCCTCCCTGTAAGTTCGGGAcgcttgggcttgggagACGAGAGGCTGGTGCCTGTGGTCGTGACTGTCCTCGGAAAGGGATTCCCCGGATTCCAAGGCAAGGCTGGGCAGTCGCGCTGTGACACCGGCGACTGAGGCCATACCACTGATCGGGCCCGCAATCTTATCTCGGTCCGCATGCACGCTGTCCTGCATGTCAGACCCTCTCAGCCTGTTGTTGCAGTTGCTGgagctgactccaggccgcgcagcgcgtcctcgagtcgctcgGCTCGGCTATCCCGAAGCCCGAGTtcatccccctcctcgcgggTTGGGATGTGTTCAACCAGACTGGTAACGCGCTGCCTGACGAGACTATCAACGTGCTCAAGACCCAGTGCGACGCCGCCATGTTCGGCTCGGTGCAGAGCCCCTCGCACAAGGTGCCCGGCTACTCGTCGCCCATTGTGGCTCTCCGCAAGCACCTCGACCTGTACGCCAACATCCGTCCCGTCGCCAGCGTGCCCGGTACTCCTGGACCCGAGGTCAACCTCGTCATTGTGCGCGAAAACACCGAGTGCCTGTACGTCAAGCAGGAGGTGATCGAGGACACGGCCGACGGCGGCAAGATTGCGCGCGCGACCCGCCAGATCACCAGCTACGCGTCGGAGCGTATTGGCCGTATGGCGttcgagctcgccctccgcCGTGGGCAGGAGCGTGCCGCCCCCGGCGCCCCAGCCACCTTCTGGAAGGGCAAGCCGCTCGTCACCATCTCGCACAAGTCCAACGTGCTCTCAGTCACTGACGGCCTGTTCCGTGAGTCGGTCCGTGGTGTCAAGGAGAACTCGAACCGCTacgatggcgtcgacatgaacgagcagctcgtcgactcgATGGTGTACCGCCTCTTCCGCGAACCGCAGGTGtttgacgtcgtcgtcgcccccAACCTTTACGGCGACATTCTCTCTGACGGTGCTGCTGCGCTCGTTGgctcgctcggcctcgtcccCTCCGTCAACGCCGGCGACAACTTCGTCATGGGCGAGCCCGTCCACGGCTCGGCTCCTGACATTGCTGGCAAGGGCATTGCCAACCCGATCGCGTCGATCCGCTCGGCAGCCCTCAtgctctcgtcgctcgGCTACACCGAGGCTGCGAACCGCAtcaacgccgccgtcgacaaggtccTTGTCGATAACAAGGTCGCCACCCCCGACCTTGGCGGCAAGAGCACCACTGTCGAGGTCACTGACGCTGTCCTCAATTACCTTTAGTGTAGTGTAAAGTAAACAAAACGGGGTAGGATGCATCATGGACGACTGTGAGCAGAGGATTAGGATTGGTATTAGTGAGCAGTTGTAATGGTCAGGCACTTGTGGTGACGCGTTTTGGTTGGCCCTCAAGCTGGGCGCTGCAGGGGTCAAGGGGTAGTGGATACGTCACACAACCATTCCGACAAGAACGGCGCCGACCATCGCTACtactctctctctctctctctctctctacAACTTACTCTCTCCACATTgctctctccttctcccttACTCGTTCAATTTCTCTATATCCCTAACCTCCAACCacgccggcgaggatgtcgtACCCGTACCTCGCCCGGACGATGTAAGTCACAAGCTCATCAAGCTGAGGTTGGGACATGATCCCGCAGCtgccttctcctctccgccgTCACTTCAACGCTTACCTTAGCCTCAAGTACAAGTCGCCGCACGCGACTGACCTGTCCTTCGCGAAGAATGAGACGTGAGTGACCTCGCATAGCACGATGTTGTGCGCCCGGTGGCCCAAGCACCAGAGTGCTGCAGTGATTCAGAAGCACCGCCCCCTGTGATGCTTCCGGCCAGGCACTGTGTTGTGTAGCGACACCACTCTCCGACACTCCGGACACGGCTCACTGTAGGATTCGCGTGACGGGTCcctcggacgacgacgaggactgGCTTGTGGGCGAGTCAatggacggcgagcgcaagggTGGCTTCccgagggtgagtggcAGTCGAACAAGTCTGTGCGATCCCCTTGGCTGACGTGCAGGACTTCATCCaggtcatcgaggaggatgagagcgaggcggctgTGCCTGTCGCTGCTGCTGTCGCTGCTGGCACGTCTGCGCCTGCAGACACAACCGCACCCGCTGTTCCAGCTGCGGCATCCGCAGCCCTCCATCCGCCTGCACCGTCAGCCCCCGctctcccctccacctctaGCATTGACGAGTCCTCCGTCGCGGCGTCGCTCTCAGAGACGCCTCCTGCCGCAGCGGCAGTGGTTGCATCAGAGCCGGAGGCAGCCGCACCGCCTCCCGCAGTTGCGCCCGCGCCACCGGTGGCTGCGCAGCTTCCGCCGTCGCAAGCGGACAAGTCGTTGTCTGCCATCGACACGGCGCCTGTCGTGTCGGATCAGCCTCTCTCGCCTATTAAGGCGACCTCCCCGGTCCGCCCCAAATCGCCTGTCAAGACATCCCCAACCACCCACGCCCCTGCTGCGCCCGCCGGTGCAATCGCAGCGAACCCAGGCGAGGGCCCGCGCCAGTCGATGAAGGACCGCCTCGCGTTTTTCAATAAACCGCAAAGTAAGGctcccccccctcccatTAAACCCAAGCCTGTGGGCGGTGCCTTGACGTGGAGCCAGCGCCAGAAGTTGCGCCTAGAGCAGGAGGCCAAGGAACGggatgccgaggctgcAGCGCGCCCCGCGTCAGGCGAACCTTCTCAGCCCGAGAATCCTGCCGCCCCTGCGGCAGCTGAGCCCGTATCCGGCCCAACACGGTCACCGCCCGAGCCAGAGCAGacgaaggaggagggcgagggcatGTCGGCGGCCGACGCAGCCAAGTCGGCCCGGGCTGGCGGCTCTCTCAAGGAGCGTATGGCAGCGCTGCAGGCCGGCGGCGCCTTTGGGCGCACCCCtgctccacctcctcctaAGCCCAGCGGCAAGGTCTGGTcgcgcccgcctcctccccctgcTCCCGAGCccgtcgagggtgaggaggacgatggTGAGGTTGCTTCAGCTCCGGCGCCGGTGCACCGCGACGCTTCTCCCGGCACTGAGGGTGAGGCtgcagaggcagaggcgTCCCAGGAGGTCCCAgtcgaagaagaggagcaggatgtcgacgaggaggagcaggagaagCAGCGCCGTGCTGCCATTGCTGCTCGTATGGCCAAACTCGGTACCCGCGGTCCGCTGGGTATGTCGCCTATGATGGGTGCCCCACGCCCCATTCCGGCGCGAAAGCCTACCAGGCAGGCAACAGAGGAGACGCCTGCTGAGGAAGCCGCCCCAACTGCCGCCCCAGTGCCGATCCCAGGCATGGCTCACACCGCTCAACCTGTTCGCAAGTCGAcagaggacgagatggcACAGGAGCAGCCCACAGAGGCCGCAGGATCACCTCCAGCCGATGCCGCTACTTCACAGCCGTCGGAatcgacctcgacagccCCAGTCTCTGTCAAGTTGCCTGCTGTCCCGCGTCGCACTGCTGGTCCACGTCGCCGCGGCACCCCTTCAGTACCGTCGCCGGCACCGCCAGCAACGACTGAGGACACCACAGAGGatgccaaggaggaggggcaAGCGGGGTCTTCCTTCGGCGTGCCCGCGATGGCCGCTGCTGGAACCCTTGCCGCCGGTGCTacggctgcggcggcgatcGCTTCCACTTCCCCTCCCATTTCTGAGTCACAATCCGCTGCAGAGCCGCCTTCAGTGCCGGTAGGCGCTTCCGTGCCGATCCCCGGTGCGCCTCCTGGTACCGAGCACAGGCTTGAGCGCACCCTTCCCGACGGAACAATCGAGCCTCCGCCTCAAGTCATGGTtgctggcgaggaggaatCGATGCCACTTTCCCCCGAGCAGCGCGAACTGCGTGCcaccgaggaggccgtGGGTTCTGGCGTTCtgggcgccgagggcgcgcaGCTTGCTGGTATCGCTCTGTTGCCCAGGGGcaacgacgatgacgacgagattCCATCGTACGCTCCCCCACACACGGcggagcgcctcgagcgcaaATCGGATGACGGCACCATTGAGCCACCACCCCAGATCCCACAGtctggcgaggaggagggcacACTAAGCCCTGTCCATGCCGAGCGTCATGAGACGCTTGAAATGTTCGGCCGCAGCCAcggtggcgtcgagggcgccgaAGCCGCCGGCATCGCACTGAGTCCAGCACCTAATGCTGAGAGCGCCGAGTCGCATGtcccgcctccgcctcctcgtcggcccacgcaggatgatgaggacgaggacgaggatgatgtacctccacctccacctgccCGTCACCCGACCCAGGTCCTCGTTGCGGAGCCTGCTAAGACTGCcacgcctccgcctcctcacaCCACTGACCCGGCCCCACCTCCAGGCGTTCCAAGCaagagagaggaggaggacgatgaagatgatgaggatgacTTCGTCGGGCGTGCTCAACAACTGCAGAAGCGTGACACTGGTGAGGATGTCCCAGCTCCTCCCGTCCCCGCTCGCGCTGTTCCCCCAcctgcgcctcctcgcacgctgccaccttcctccccagAGGCTGATGACGATGGAGACTCTAATTCGGcgcctcccccgcctccccctcccccgcgcACTCTCAATCCAGCAATCCCGGCGGCGGGTgttgccgccctcgctggCGCGGCCGTTGCTGCCGCCATGGCGTCGAAGCAGGACTCGGTcacgcctcctcctccgaaCCGCCCGAACCCAGGTGACTTGGTGGCTCATCCAGAGACGGCCGTGTCTAccgccgaagccgagctAACCTCGCTTGAGGCCCCGCGGTTACCGAGTACACGTCCAGGCGGTCCTCGCGGTCCTCGcccgctctcctccacctcgatGAAGGACGAAGACGCAGCAGCCTCTCACACGTCGACAGTTGCGACTGAGGATCCAGTGGTGCCTGCCCCTCCTTCCCGTGctgttcctcctccagctccccGCGCAgtgcctcctccccaacattccgaggacgaggaggacgcaccacccccgcctccccctGCTCGCAAGCCAACgctgcctcctccgcctccccccgccggtggcgacgatgacgatgagcctccgccaccacctccaGCGCGCAAGCCCAGCCTTCCACCCGCAATGCACACCGAGGGCATCGAGCGCATCGCATCGCACGGCTCGATCACGGCAACCTCTCCAATCTCGCCTGTGCGTGCTATCCCACCCGCCCCACTCGCTGCTCaagtggaggaagagggcgatgaggagacCCAGCGCCGAGCCAGTATTGCTGCTCGCATGGCCAAGCTGGGCGGCATTAGATTCGGTGCTCCGCCTCCCATGCCAATAAGGAAGCGCTCCActctcgacgaggagaccaCGCACGCTTCTCCGTCTGCGGAGCTCCCGCCAACCAGCGACGCCAGCGTGCTGCGGCCCGAACCTGAGGAGACGGACCAGGAAGTGCCGGCTCCCCCACCCCGCGCACCAcctgcgccggcgcccgcggatgatggagaggagacgCCAGAGCAGGAGGCTGAACGTCGCCGCAAGACACTGGCGCGTCTCCGCGCTGGCGGCATGCTCGGTGGCGGGCTGTTCCAGGCTGCCCGTGAGGATCAGCCAGAGGAATCCCCTCACACCGAGGTGCCGGACGAACGTGgcatcgaggagg
Above is a genomic segment from Cutaneotrichosporon cavernicola HIS019 DNA, chromosome: 1 containing:
- the PGS1 gene encoding uncharacterized protein (cdp-diacylglycerol-glycerol-3-phosphate 3-phosphatidyltransferase), with protein sequence MPPRIPLAVGPPEFRLMARAARVRTLYRSAVAGAAPSSTQSAPLPPAAAMPPAFAGLAAGLSATQPCFGAHGESVEMLEGPVVFHDRLLQMVRGAQRRILISTLYIGTEEESLVDAVNTALAARPGVRATFVLDYNRATRPGKGTPASTVDMLMPLLERFGDRVDVWLYRSPKLRGLLEAIVPPRFNEGWGTWHAKYYAVDDDVMLSGANLAASYFTNRQDRYIHLASHPSLLSYLSSITRLVSDYSYKVVPNARPGALGEHGVLLNPGSPPVPVGKRGAFTASGPGALWRERSLSPRGWAGHANATFGAFQQAWRASNGVRTRDAAAKGADTWFWPVLQSGVLNIGEEERAMAAVWAAIRRAHEAGEKVEVDLTSGYFGLYAAYKRSVVDSPAPVRVIAASPKANGFYGSRGASNLIPEGYTLLEKRFYADAAKNGRVGAGGVRLQEWEREGWTYHAKGMWVSEAEEGETSEQAVEHPFLTFIGSSNLSTRSLQLDTELSLLLATSNKSLRSALGHELATLREHAHDVGPATWATPERRVSLASRVLVALGVEGML
- the LYS12 gene encoding uncharacterized protein (Isocitrate dehydrogenase) — its product is MASALKRTSLKIGMIPADGVGKEVLPAAQRVLESLGSAIPKPEFIPLLAGWDVFNQTGNALPDETINVLKTQCDAAMFGSVQSPSHKVPGYSSPIVALRKHLDLYANIRPVASVPGTPGPEVNLVIVRENTECLYVKQEVIEDTADGGKIARATRQITSYASERIGRMAFELALRRGQERAAPGAPATFWKGKPLVTISHKSNVLSVTDGLFRESVRGVKENSNRYDGVDMNEQLVDSMVYRLFREPQVFDVVVAPNLYGDILSDGAAALVGSLGLVPSVNAGDNFVMGEPVHGSAPDIAGKGIANPIASIRSAALMLSSLGYTEAANRINAAVDKVLVDNKVATPDLGGKSTTVEVTDAVLNYL